The DNA window CTCGTTAGTGCCAACTTGTACAGATATACATATACCCTGTTCGACGATCTTTTATGATTAGCAATGACCATGATACCCATTTCACATTATATCTGATGTATATATATCCTGCCCTCAAAGCAAAGGTCACAGCCTACTTAGTGCATATGAATAAACAAGTCTCCATCAAAAACCCATCCCTTCTCTAGCTACCCACTCTTCTTAACCAAAGTACCTGAAAGATACGGCATAGCAGACCACTCAAAGCACCTATCCAGCTGCATACTCTCCCAaccgccatctccctccgccgcgacCCGCAACACCTTCTCCGTATCGCGATCCAAATGACAATCCCCAATATACCAACTCCACCCGAGAAACTGGTAAACCGCCTGCGCGAGACGTCCAGCCAGCGACCCCTTAGCCGTACGCCAGGGATTCACCACATGCTCCGTGATCAGTAGCCGACCCCCCGGTTTGAGAAGCCGATATAGCTCGCGCACGGTGCGTTCCATTTCAGGAACGGAGCAGAGGACCCGCACGCAGAGGATCGTGTCGAAGACGCCTCCCGAATCAACGTCGACGCCAACATCCGCCAGCGCAGGCACAAGTTCCGCGGCTGCGACGCCGCAGGGGAGGATGGTGTACTTCTCCGCTAGACCCTCCGACGCGGCtttcttgcgcagctcggcgTGTAGGCCGGCGCATGGCTCTGCGCCGTAGATTGCTTTGATGGCCGGTGAGCGCAGCAGAGGCATCTGCGTGCCGGTGCCGGGGCCGATGTCTAGTACCACGCCCGAGGCGGTTTTGAGGAGTGGTGGGATTAGAGCGGAGGAGCCTACGGGTGCGTTGttggcctcgtcctcgctgtTGGGTTCTATGGCGGCGGTGCGTGCCGGTGTTGCTGATCCGCCGAGGATATCCGTTAGATGAGATGAGTGAAGGAATGGACAAACATGTAAAGACAAAGGAGATGAAGTCGGATCCATCAAGAAGACATAGAGATGACAATGCTGTCTAGGGTAGATGCGGGATGGACTCACAGCTGAACTCGATCCAAAAGCGCCCAAACGCTTCATCGCGGAGTCGACCAGTCTGCAAGAGAGGCGCGAGGACCTGTCCTTTCTGGAAGACTGCTTCGGTGCAGACGCGGAAGTAATCTGCATAATATTCGTCAGTGCGGGCCTTTTTTTTAAGTTCCAAAGAGTAGAGAGGGAGATCCGGGTTAACAATGAAAAGGGGGAGTATATATGTATTGGGGAATCAAATGAAGGCGGCTTATTTAGAGGATATGATGTTGTTATCAACCAGATCAACAAGTACTTACGGGACATGGCCCAGATCATTAGCTGCGCTGGCTCGAACAGTCCAGAGATCCGCTCGCCGAGCGGCGGGGGAGCGTCGGATGACATTCGGGCAGGAATTTAGGGGAAGCAGTATGCGTAGAAGTAGATAGACTCAGTAATGGGGAAGCGAATAtagagaggaaagaaggaagaatggcATTTTATACGTTCTTTCTAGTGCGGGATTTGATTTGATGTCACGTGCACTCGGCGTTTGATCTGATGTGGAGTCAGAACTACCGTACGTCAAGATGGAGAATGTGGAATACGTTTCTGGCGCTAGTTCATTGCAAGAATAGTACTCCGCACGAATGGAGAAATTAAAGAAAGACTGGTTCTTGATCTGGACAAAATATGGAGAGAGAATTGTAGAGAAGGTAGATGAACGAGGTCACACAGGAATTATCAACAGAAGGAAAAAGATATAGATAAGAAAACGACACGAACGGGTCAAATTGGTTCCGAAAAAACAAGACTCGGAATGAACATAAACAAGGGAAGGATGGTCTCAGGAGTGAGGagggtggaagaggtggGAAAAACAGAAATGAAAAATAGTATCGAACTGAATAGATACCAAATTATCCAGTAAGAGAGAGACATTCTTTTAGCGCACACTGGATTGAACGAAGGTGGGCAAATTGTCGAATTGaaccaaaaacaaacagCAAGGAGAATCGTGACATTAAGGGGTGGCGGCGCAATCGGGTTGAGCTCCCACAAACTCTATCGAAACGATCACTGGTCGATCGTGTATTGCAGACAAGACTACCTAGTGGTAGTGCTGCGAGTGGCGGTCGACCTTGGGGCTGTACCGACTGTTACGAGAAAGCGAGCTGACATCGTGCTTGCCATCGCAGCACGCGCGGACGTTCTCAAGTCgatcttcgtcgtcgtcctgTTGAAGGTCGTCCGCGCTGTCATTGTCATGCAGACTCTCGTTGTGAACACTAGCTGCCTGGCTGTGCCGGCCCTTTAAACTGGCAATCGATCCGCGGATGGACCCGTTGAAGATGGTGCTGAGTCGAGACGCCGATCTTTGGCCGCCGGGGACTTGCAACGAGTGGCCGCCTGGGGAGCTGAGTGCCGGTGAGGCACGGCCGGTGGCTGACCGCATGGACATCGAAGAGGTTGTGCGTTGTTGTCTGTTCTGCGACGAGAACGACATCCGGGTCTTCTGGCGAGAAGCGGACCGGAAGCCCGGGTTGAATTCATCGATATC is part of the Penicillium psychrofluorescens genome assembly, chromosome: 4 genome and encodes:
- a CDS encoding uncharacterized protein (ID:PFLUO_006202-T1.cds;~source:funannotate), which translates into the protein MSSDAPPPLGERISGLFEPAQLMIWAMSHYFRVCTEAVFQKGQVLAPLLQTGRLRDEAFGRFWIEFSSTPARTAAIEPNSEDEANNAPVGSSALIPPLLKTASGVVLDIGPGTGTQMPLLRSPAIKAIYGAEPCAGLHAELRKKAASEGLAEKYTILPCGVAAAELVPALADVGVDVDSGGVFDTILCVRVLCSVPEMERTVRELYRLLKPGGRLLITEHVVNPWRTAKGSLAGRLAQAVYQFLGWSWYIGDCHLDRDTEKVLRVAAEGDGGWESMQLDRCFEWSAMPYLSGTLVKKSG